Proteins encoded by one window of Lactobacillus paragasseri:
- a CDS encoding DUF969 domain-containing protein has translation MEYLKLLGILIIVVGFVLKWDTTAVVVIAAIVTGLFSGMDFVKLLEVIGKSFVDNRMVSLFFLTLPMIGLVESHGLRDYAVNAIKKLKKLTAGKILNIYLLIRELAGVFGISLQGQVQFVRPLIAPMVIAAAEDQDKKKLTESEIDLIKGRSAAVDNFGNFFAQNLFVASGGVLLISSTMKSLGYKVDPVGIVLNTIPIAIITFVLVFAYNLYFDRQMKKWEGQ, from the coding sequence ATGGAATATTTAAAGCTGTTAGGAATATTAATAATTGTGGTCGGCTTTGTCCTAAAGTGGGACACAACCGCAGTTGTAGTTATCGCAGCAATTGTAACGGGACTATTCTCAGGAATGGATTTTGTTAAGTTGCTGGAAGTAATTGGAAAGAGTTTTGTAGACAACCGAATGGTAAGTTTGTTCTTCTTAACTTTACCAATGATTGGACTAGTTGAATCTCATGGGTTAAGAGATTATGCAGTTAATGCGATTAAAAAGTTGAAGAAATTAACTGCTGGAAAGATTTTAAATATCTATCTTTTAATTCGTGAATTAGCTGGTGTCTTTGGAATTTCTCTTCAAGGACAAGTTCAATTCGTTCGTCCATTAATTGCGCCAATGGTAATTGCTGCTGCTGAAGACCAAGATAAGAAGAAATTAACTGAGTCAGAGATTGACTTAATTAAGGGTCGTAGTGCAGCAGTTGATAACTTTGGTAACTTCTTTGCTCAAAACTTGTTTGTGGCTTCAGGTGGTGTGCTTTTAATTTCTTCAACAATGAAGTCGCTTGGCTATAAGGTTGATCCGGTTGGAATTGTGCTTAATACGATTCCAATTGCGATTATTACTTTTGTTTTAGTCTTTGCTTATAATCTTTACTTTGACCGTCAGATGAAGAAATGGGAGGGTCAATAA
- a CDS encoding YdcF family protein → MQSQLMQSLHQFLNFTMHHRVTITTLLMFMFLLLFLFSWLIEPRRLINGLIFTAFGLTFLTWAAILIFSQHNVIFTSSFSFIALAFLFGIFFLVTFSWIFFLWNAYFVWKYESHSLPNLLTLIIGLFLVGLWTLYRLGVFHKLPSWLHSLVAGAALIAFYLLFVMYNFLLNLVLYQIVPRRYKQDYLIVLGAGLINGKKVSRLLGSRIDRAIAFSNKQYDKGHKRPKLIMSGGQGKDEDLSEAEAMKDYAVKRGYDPDLILLEDKSTNTYQNMVYSKAVAIKDYGNEKFKVKFFTNNYHLFRAGLYAKMAHLKANGIGATTRFYFLPNATIREFAGVFIMHKKRHFVIIGLIAILFIIQAIFALLGWSKYIIA, encoded by the coding sequence ATGCAATCACAACTCATGCAATCTTTACATCAATTTCTTAATTTTACCATGCATCATAGAGTAACAATTACTACTTTATTGATGTTTATGTTTTTATTACTATTTTTATTTTCCTGGCTAATTGAGCCGCGTCGCTTAATTAATGGATTAATCTTTACAGCATTTGGGCTTACATTTTTGACTTGGGCAGCAATATTGATCTTTTCACAGCATAATGTTATCTTCACCTCTTCATTTTCATTTATAGCCTTGGCTTTCTTGTTTGGGATTTTTTTCCTAGTTACATTCTCATGGATTTTCTTTCTATGGAATGCTTATTTTGTCTGGAAATATGAAAGTCACTCGCTTCCAAACCTTTTAACTCTCATCATTGGATTGTTCTTAGTAGGATTATGGACGTTATATCGTTTAGGCGTCTTTCATAAGCTACCAAGCTGGCTTCACTCTTTAGTTGCCGGCGCAGCTTTAATTGCTTTTTATTTATTGTTTGTAATGTACAATTTCTTACTTAACCTAGTCTTATATCAGATTGTTCCGCGACGCTACAAACAAGACTACTTAATCGTTTTAGGCGCAGGTCTTATTAATGGTAAAAAAGTTTCACGACTTCTTGGCTCAAGAATTGACCGTGCAATTGCCTTTTCTAATAAACAATATGATAAAGGCCACAAGCGCCCTAAATTGATCATGTCTGGTGGACAAGGTAAAGACGAAGATTTGTCAGAAGCAGAAGCAATGAAAGATTATGCAGTTAAACGCGGTTATGACCCTGATTTAATCTTACTTGAAGACAAATCAACCAATACTTATCAAAATATGGTCTACTCTAAAGCTGTTGCTATCAAAGATTATGGCAATGAAAAGTTCAAGGTAAAATTTTTTACTAATAACTATCATCTTTTTAGAGCCGGATTGTATGCGAAAATGGCGCATTTAAAGGCTAACGGTATCGGCGCAACAACTAGATTTTATTTCTTGCCTAATGCTACTATCCGTGAATTCGCTGGTGTCTTTATCATGCATAAGAAGCGCCACTTTGTTATTATTGGGTTAATTGCAATTCTATTTATAATTCAAGCAATATTCGCTCTATTAGGTTGGAGCAAATACATAATTGCTTAG
- a CDS encoding PTS galactitol transporter subunit IIC yields MLNNIHTFFNAFGATVIVPVMIFIIALFLKVKPKKAMMCALYAGVGLTGFSWIINEFTPVVTKIVRQMVDNTGIKLPIVDIGWQAGSLASFGSPVGLTFFVFGLIAEFILFAVGVTKVFMPSNLWNNFGFMIWGTLAFYVTHNWWISLGLSFFMLLYTLLLAEIQADRWSRYYKIENTTVCAAQNIVQTVPAILLDPLWNMLGFNKANLTPAAFKNKFGVFGEPTTLGAILGIVIGILGNLKDLATIKAWGQIFQFAIQLSAVMTIFPLVTNVFSKAFTPLAKQIDQTRKQNANQQPEVDPVHDKKRWFLAVDDGVGYGESATIISGIILIPIMVVIAFLLPGNKTLPVVDLISLPFMVESIVAITDGNILKVIANGVIWFSLGLYAASWLGSIYTGAISQYGAAIPAGIVLVTSFNLMARPLNALVFAAFISQNPLWISLCIIVYLVLLYILRKYRSQIWIYLNKMAAKNVHAKEDLKSSPKD; encoded by the coding sequence ATGCTAAACAATATTCATACTTTTTTTAATGCCTTCGGTGCCACAGTGATTGTTCCTGTTATGATCTTTATCATTGCCTTATTTTTAAAAGTAAAACCTAAAAAAGCAATGATGTGCGCACTCTATGCAGGAGTTGGCTTAACTGGATTTTCTTGGATCATTAATGAGTTTACTCCTGTAGTGACAAAGATTGTCCGGCAAATGGTTGATAATACTGGAATTAAATTGCCTATTGTCGATATTGGCTGGCAGGCTGGTTCTCTTGCAAGTTTTGGATCTCCAGTTGGTTTAACCTTTTTTGTCTTTGGACTAATTGCAGAATTTATTTTGTTTGCTGTTGGCGTTACTAAAGTTTTTATGCCCTCAAATCTTTGGAACAATTTTGGTTTCATGATTTGGGGTACATTAGCTTTTTATGTAACTCATAATTGGTGGATCTCCCTTGGATTATCCTTTTTCATGCTGCTTTATACCTTATTGTTAGCTGAAATCCAAGCGGACCGTTGGTCAAGATACTACAAGATTGAAAATACTACTGTTTGTGCTGCTCAAAATATCGTCCAAACAGTTCCAGCTATTCTGCTTGATCCGCTTTGGAATATGCTTGGCTTCAATAAGGCAAATCTAACCCCAGCAGCCTTTAAAAACAAATTTGGCGTCTTCGGTGAGCCAACCACATTAGGAGCTATCCTAGGAATAGTAATTGGTATCTTAGGCAATCTTAAAGATTTAGCTACCATCAAAGCTTGGGGGCAAATTTTCCAATTTGCCATTCAATTATCAGCTGTGATGACCATCTTTCCTTTAGTTACTAATGTCTTCAGTAAAGCTTTTACTCCGCTAGCCAAGCAGATTGATCAAACAAGAAAGCAAAATGCTAATCAGCAGCCAGAAGTAGATCCAGTTCATGATAAAAAGCGCTGGTTCTTAGCAGTTGATGACGGTGTAGGATATGGTGAATCAGCTACGATTATTTCTGGCATAATCTTAATCCCAATCATGGTTGTTATTGCTTTTCTTTTACCTGGAAACAAAACGCTTCCTGTAGTTGATTTAATCTCACTACCGTTTATGGTTGAATCAATTGTTGCTATTACTGACGGCAATATCTTAAAAGTTATTGCAAACGGCGTTATCTGGTTTAGCTTAGGTTTATATGCTGCTAGTTGGCTTGGTTCAATTTATACGGGTGCTATTTCTCAGTATGGCGCTGCTATCCCAGCCGGAATTGTCTTAGTAACTAGTTTTAATTTGATGGCTCGGCCTCTTAACGCTTTAGTCTTTGCCGCCTTTATTTCACAAAATCCGCTCTGGATCAGTTTATGCATCATTGTTTATTTAGTCCTGTTATATATTTTAAGAAAATATCGTTCACAAATTTGGATCTACTTAAACAAGATGGCTGCTAAAAATGTTCATGCAAAGGAAGACCTTAAATCATCCCCTAAGGACTGA
- a CDS encoding DUF1440 domain-containing protein — MSKFSWKNVLIAGTAAGVISGLVKLGWENILPPRTPERNKTNPPQKLLEQMGVPAKLTHATYTYSGEKLPWVSYLVHFGFSISFATTYAALLEKKVKWLTVDQGVPFGLAVWIAFHLVIMPLMKTVPSPKDQPLEEHVSEALGHIAWMWTNNEIAEVVLEQLRHNKKEH, encoded by the coding sequence ATGTCAAAATTTAGTTGGAAAAATGTATTAATTGCAGGTACTGCTGCTGGTGTTATTTCTGGATTAGTTAAGTTAGGCTGGGAAAATATTCTCCCTCCAAGAACACCAGAGAGAAATAAAACCAATCCACCACAAAAATTACTTGAACAAATGGGTGTACCCGCTAAATTAACTCACGCAACTTACACTTATTCTGGTGAAAAATTACCATGGGTAAGCTATCTAGTTCACTTTGGATTTTCTATTTCCTTTGCAACAACCTATGCTGCCTTGCTCGAAAAGAAGGTTAAGTGGCTAACTGTTGATCAAGGAGTTCCATTTGGTTTAGCAGTTTGGATTGCTTTTCACTTAGTAATCATGCCATTAATGAAGACTGTTCCTTCTCCTAAAGACCAGCCACTAGAAGAACATGTCTCAGAAGCACTAGGCCATATTGCTTGGATGTGGACTAATAATGAAATTGCAGAAGTTGTCTTAGAACAATTAAGACATAATAAAAAGGAGCATTAG
- a CDS encoding PTS transporter subunit IIC: MNTINFFFNSFGTTIVIPTTIFIIALFVGYDPKKSLLYGLYAGIGLTGFSWIINQFTPIVIKIVYKMVNNTGIKSPIVDIGWEAGAVASFGSAIGLTFFIFGLLVEIILFATRITKVFMPSNLWNNFVFMLWGSLAFYVTHDWWLSLGLSFFMLLYTLLFAEIQADRWSTYYKSKNITVCSAQNIVQTIPAILLDPLWNRLGFNRTTLTPTTLKHKLGIFGESPILGAALGLFISLIANIKELNQVSAWEQIFQFTIQLSAVITIFPLIATVFNMAFTPLAEQIDKSRKQKQKSNSGIEINPIHDKKRWFLAVDDSVGYGESATIISGIVLIPIMLILAFLLPGNKTLPIVDLVLLPFMVESIVAITNGNILKVIATSIVWFSLGLYTASWLGPIYTHAIAHYGVTIPSGIILVTSFSLMAQPFNALIFTAFISRNPFWISLCIIIYLILLFILRRYRSQIWIYLNKMAAKNIQIKHKSSFQK; encoded by the coding sequence ATGAATACTATTAATTTTTTCTTTAATTCTTTTGGTACAACGATAGTTATACCAACAACAATTTTTATCATCGCTTTATTCGTAGGGTATGATCCTAAGAAAAGCTTGCTTTATGGTCTTTATGCAGGAATTGGTTTGACTGGTTTTTCATGGATTATCAATCAATTTACTCCAATAGTTATCAAAATTGTTTATAAAATGGTCAACAACACTGGAATTAAAAGCCCCATCGTTGACATAGGCTGGGAGGCTGGAGCAGTTGCCAGTTTTGGATCAGCTATTGGTTTAACATTTTTTATATTTGGACTATTGGTAGAAATAATCTTATTTGCTACAAGAATTACAAAAGTCTTCATGCCATCCAACTTATGGAATAACTTTGTTTTTATGCTCTGGGGAAGTCTGGCATTCTACGTTACTCATGATTGGTGGCTTTCCTTAGGGCTTTCATTCTTCATGCTTCTCTACACGCTACTTTTTGCCGAAATTCAAGCAGACCGTTGGTCAACTTACTATAAAAGCAAAAACATTACTGTTTGCTCCGCACAAAATATAGTTCAAACAATTCCCGCTATTTTACTTGATCCGCTTTGGAATCGACTAGGTTTTAATCGAACTACTCTCACACCAACCACCTTAAAGCATAAGCTAGGAATATTTGGTGAATCTCCAATTCTAGGAGCTGCTTTAGGACTATTTATCAGCCTAATTGCAAATATCAAAGAGCTCAACCAAGTCAGTGCTTGGGAGCAAATCTTTCAATTTACTATTCAATTATCAGCTGTAATTACCATTTTTCCTCTGATTGCAACAGTCTTTAATATGGCCTTTACTCCTTTGGCTGAACAAATAGATAAAAGTCGTAAGCAAAAGCAAAAATCCAATTCTGGCATTGAAATAAATCCAATTCATGATAAAAAAAGATGGTTTCTGGCAGTTGACGATAGCGTAGGATATGGTGAATCGGCTACTATAATTTCAGGAATAGTTTTAATTCCAATTATGCTTATCTTAGCTTTCCTTTTGCCTGGCAACAAAACTTTGCCAATCGTTGATTTGGTTTTACTTCCATTTATGGTGGAATCAATCGTGGCAATAACAAATGGTAATATTCTAAAAGTTATCGCAACTAGTATAGTCTGGTTTAGTTTAGGACTTTATACAGCTAGCTGGTTAGGGCCAATCTATACTCATGCTATTGCTCATTATGGCGTAACAATTCCCTCTGGCATTATTCTAGTCACTAGCTTTAGTTTGATGGCTCAACCTTTTAATGCATTGATCTTTACTGCCTTTATTTCTCGCAATCCTTTTTGGATTAGCTTATGTATTATCATTTATTTAATTTTATTATTTATTCTTAGACGATATCGTTCACAAATTTGGATTTACTTAAACAAGATGGCTGCTAAAAATATCCAGATAAAGCATAAGTCATCTTTTCAAAAATAA
- a CDS encoding CPBP family intramembrane glutamic endopeptidase: protein MKTFLRFLGNLAVIIIAFVFYTVLQLGYAQKKVNLLFAIILAVLTVAVIYWMYWIYKRELKQENDWFFNAKPHWDVKRIIIAVAAFFALVIFQVAYIRLIGGNTVSQNQAELDEVRKVASPMFNILLVVVAPICEEFIFRALFFNTFFPADNNLNKWVGVVASGFVFAYGHDPMFSKFIYLYWVMGMILAWTYVETKDIRYSILTHMLNNILSIL, encoded by the coding sequence ATGAAGACTTTTTTACGCTTTTTAGGTAATTTAGCAGTAATTATTATTGCCTTTGTGTTTTATACAGTTTTGCAATTAGGATACGCACAAAAAAAGGTGAACTTATTATTTGCAATTATTCTAGCCGTTTTAACGGTAGCGGTGATTTACTGGATGTATTGGATTTATAAAAGAGAGCTTAAGCAGGAAAATGATTGGTTCTTTAATGCTAAACCGCACTGGGATGTGAAGAGAATTATTATCGCAGTAGCTGCCTTTTTTGCTCTGGTAATTTTTCAAGTAGCTTATATTAGATTGATTGGCGGAAATACTGTTTCTCAGAACCAAGCAGAACTTGACGAGGTTAGGAAAGTAGCATCGCCGATGTTTAATATTTTGCTTGTTGTAGTAGCTCCAATTTGTGAAGAATTCATTTTTAGAGCGCTATTCTTTAATACTTTCTTCCCAGCAGATAACAACCTTAATAAGTGGGTTGGCGTTGTAGCAAGTGGTTTTGTTTTTGCTTATGGTCATGATCCAATGTTTAGTAAATTTATTTATCTCTACTGGGTAATGGGAATGATCCTTGCATGGACATATGTGGAAACAAAGGATATTAGATATTCGATCTTAACGCATATGCTAAATAATATCCTCTCAATTTTATAG
- a CDS encoding ABC transporter ATP-binding protein/permease — protein sequence MLQLLHLKKTYHVGDTVTHALNDVTINFRNSEFVAILGPSGSGKTTLLNVIGGLDHYDSGDIIINGKSTKNFSQTDWDAYRNNSVGFIFQSYNLISHLSIIENVELGMTLSGVSSNERHEKAVAALKRVGLGDHLKKRPNQLSGGQMQRVAIARAIANDPDILLCDEPTGALDTKTSESIMKLIKELSHDKLVIMVTHNPELAEEYASRIVHFQDGKILSDSNPFEPKKKVADTFKLKKTKMSYWNALKLSFTNIMTKKGRTFLTAFASSIGIIGIAIVLALSHGFQKQINDTKSKTLAKFPISISQTATDMNAATSRNESDKNVKNKGYLVASKPDNEKNTHENKITQSYINYVKKIDPDYANNISFIRGTQLNLLTNDNGKIKHVEFSNVNNSGSAIASAQLQGMNSVGINTSVFPKTLDSKQGTFLKDNYQILAGSWPKSNNDVVLVLNNKNQANINALKNLGISIKDGQKLELNKIVGRTFKVINNNDYYQELPTGNFVPQKASKSMYDSSNLTLKLTAVIRGKNNSQMALLDNGIAYSDGLTQEIIKQNENSNIVKAQKNSSTNVMTNQPMNKNQKEQFIASLGGSSIPSGILIYPNSFKSKDKVLDYLDKYNKGKAKKNQIIYTDMSGTVTKLTGGLLDGITDVLVAFAGISLVTSMIMIGILTYTSVLERTKEIGVLKALGARKRDITRVFDAETFILGLFSGILGIFIAYLCTFPINAVLYAITNMSNVAQLDPTQALILVIISTILTMLGGHIPARMAAKKDAAIALRSE from the coding sequence ATGCTACAGCTTTTACATTTAAAAAAGACATATCATGTCGGAGACACTGTTACACATGCTCTTAATGACGTTACAATCAACTTTCGTAACAGCGAATTTGTAGCCATTCTAGGTCCAAGTGGCTCTGGAAAAACAACACTTTTAAACGTAATCGGTGGCTTAGACCATTACGATTCTGGTGACATCATCATTAACGGTAAGTCTACCAAGAACTTTTCTCAAACTGACTGGGATGCTTACCGTAACAATTCTGTTGGCTTTATCTTTCAAAGCTACAATTTAATTTCTCATCTTTCAATCATTGAAAATGTTGAACTTGGGATGACGCTTTCTGGCGTAAGTAGCAATGAACGCCATGAAAAAGCGGTTGCTGCTTTAAAGCGTGTTGGCCTTGGCGATCATTTAAAAAAGCGTCCTAACCAATTATCGGGTGGACAAATGCAACGTGTCGCTATTGCCCGGGCAATAGCTAATGATCCGGATATTCTTTTGTGTGACGAACCAACTGGTGCTTTAGATACTAAGACTAGCGAAAGTATCATGAAGTTAATTAAAGAATTGAGCCATGATAAGTTAGTCATCATGGTAACTCACAACCCAGAATTAGCCGAAGAATATGCTAGCCGAATTGTTCATTTTCAAGATGGTAAAATTCTCAGCGATTCAAATCCTTTTGAACCAAAGAAAAAAGTAGCAGACACCTTTAAACTCAAAAAAACGAAGATGTCTTACTGGAATGCACTAAAGTTAAGTTTTACTAACATTATGACTAAAAAAGGCAGGACCTTTTTAACTGCCTTTGCTTCCAGTATCGGAATCATTGGAATTGCAATTGTCTTAGCCTTGTCTCATGGTTTTCAAAAGCAAATTAACGACACAAAGAGCAAAACGTTAGCCAAGTTTCCGATTTCTATTTCACAAACAGCAACCGATATGAATGCTGCTACAAGTCGAAACGAATCAGATAAAAACGTCAAAAATAAGGGCTATTTAGTTGCGTCTAAGCCTGACAATGAAAAGAATACGCACGAAAACAAAATCACCCAGTCTTACATTAATTACGTCAAAAAGATTGATCCTGATTATGCTAACAATATTTCCTTCATCCGTGGCACTCAGCTTAATCTTTTAACTAATGATAATGGAAAAATTAAACACGTAGAGTTTTCTAATGTTAATAATTCCGGTTCAGCTATTGCAAGTGCACAGCTACAGGGAATGAACAGCGTTGGGATTAATACCAGCGTCTTTCCAAAAACACTCGATTCAAAGCAAGGAACATTTTTAAAAGATAATTACCAAATCCTTGCTGGATCATGGCCTAAGTCAAACAATGATGTAGTTCTCGTTTTAAATAATAAAAATCAAGCCAACATTAACGCACTTAAGAATTTAGGTATTTCAATTAAAGATGGTCAAAAGTTAGAACTTAATAAAATTGTTGGTCGAACTTTTAAAGTGATCAATAATAACGATTACTACCAAGAACTACCTACTGGCAACTTTGTTCCGCAAAAAGCTTCTAAGTCAATGTATGATTCAAGCAATTTAACTCTAAAGTTAACTGCTGTCATTCGCGGTAAAAATAATAGTCAAATGGCTCTTTTAGATAACGGAATTGCTTACAGCGATGGTTTGACGCAAGAAATCATTAAACAAAATGAAAATTCAAACATTGTTAAAGCTCAAAAAAATAGCTCAACTAACGTCATGACTAATCAGCCAATGAACAAAAATCAAAAAGAGCAATTCATTGCTTCTCTAGGTGGCTCTAGCATCCCTAGCGGTATTCTTATTTATCCAAATTCCTTTAAGTCAAAAGATAAAGTACTTGATTACTTAGACAAATACAATAAAGGAAAGGCGAAAAAGAACCAGATTATTTATACTGATATGTCAGGTACAGTAACTAAATTAACTGGTGGTTTGCTTGATGGTATCACCGATGTTTTAGTTGCCTTTGCTGGAATTTCATTAGTAACCTCTATGATTATGATCGGTATTTTAACCTACACTTCTGTCTTAGAACGAACTAAGGAAATCGGTGTGTTAAAGGCTCTTGGAGCTAGAAAGCGCGACATTACTCGTGTCTTTGATGCAGAAACATTTATTTTAGGACTCTTTTCTGGTATTTTAGGTATTTTCATTGCTTACCTATGTACCTTCCCAATTAATGCTGTTTTATACGCAATTACTAATATGAGCAACGTGGCTCAGCTTGATCCAACGCAAGCTTTAATCTTAGTAATTATCAGTACTATTTTAACTATGCTTGGTGGACACATTCCTGCTAGAATGGCAGCTAAGAAAGATGCCGCAATTGCATTAAGAAGTGAATAA
- a CDS encoding cytochrome ubiquinol oxidase subunit I: MLSGVTMLDLARFQFAMTTVFHFFFVPFSIGMGFIVSIMETLYVVKKDEVYKKMAQFWGKIYLLSFAVGVVTGIIQEFQFGMNWSDYSRFMGDIFGAPLAIEALLAFFMESTFIGLWMFTWDKFKPGLHCALVWISFIGSMLSAIWILTANAFMQHPVGYVIKNGKAQMASFWALIANEQLWASFPHVVIGAIVTASFVVIGMAAFGLLRKRDVNFHKKSMRVALWIALFASIAEIGAGDYQTQVEIHEQPMKFAATEGVYETTGDHAPWDIVANLNTKEHKNEGAISIPDVLTILTYHKTSGSIKGMNQINKELHAKYDKKFGKDMSYYVPVKTLFYSFRIMAGFGALFALLSILGLIWTRPKKNTIENKRWFLWILGISTFLPFVANTCGWFITELGRFPWTVYGLFTIADSISASTTTGELWFTNIMYFLIFSTLGGVMIYYCKRQLDMGVAGALERGAY, encoded by the coding sequence ATGTTATCGGGTGTAACAATGTTAGATCTTGCCCGCTTCCAATTCGCAATGACTACAGTATTCCACTTCTTCTTTGTTCCCTTCTCTATCGGGATGGGATTCATTGTATCAATCATGGAAACACTCTATGTCGTTAAAAAGGACGAAGTATATAAAAAGATGGCTCAGTTCTGGGGAAAAATTTATCTCTTGAGCTTTGCTGTCGGGGTAGTTACAGGTATTATTCAGGAATTCCAGTTTGGAATGAACTGGTCTGACTACTCTCGTTTTATGGGAGATATTTTTGGTGCTCCATTAGCTATTGAAGCCTTACTTGCTTTCTTTATGGAATCTACTTTCATTGGCTTATGGATGTTTACTTGGGATAAGTTTAAGCCAGGTCTTCACTGTGCTTTAGTTTGGATTTCCTTTATTGGTTCTATGTTAAGTGCAATTTGGATTTTAACGGCTAATGCCTTTATGCAGCACCCTGTTGGTTATGTCATTAAAAATGGTAAAGCACAGATGGCTAGTTTCTGGGCTTTAATTGCAAACGAACAACTTTGGGCTAGTTTTCCACACGTAGTAATCGGTGCGATCGTTACTGCCTCATTTGTAGTAATTGGTATGGCTGCCTTTGGTTTACTTAGAAAACGCGATGTCAACTTCCACAAGAAGTCAATGCGTGTTGCCTTGTGGATTGCTTTATTTGCCTCAATTGCTGAAATTGGTGCTGGTGACTACCAAACTCAAGTTGAAATTCATGAACAACCAATGAAGTTTGCTGCAACTGAAGGTGTTTACGAAACTACTGGTGATCATGCACCTTGGGATATCGTAGCTAACTTAAATACTAAAGAACATAAAAATGAAGGTGCAATTTCTATTCCTGATGTTTTAACTATTCTTACTTACCATAAGACTAGCGGTTCTATTAAAGGAATGAACCAAATTAATAAGGAATTACATGCTAAATATGACAAGAAATTTGGCAAGGACATGAGCTATTATGTTCCTGTTAAGACCTTGTTCTACAGCTTCAGAATTATGGCAGGCTTTGGTGCCTTATTCGCATTACTTTCAATCCTAGGTTTAATTTGGACTCGTCCAAAGAAGAACACAATTGAAAATAAGCGTTGGTTCTTATGGATTTTAGGTATTTCTACCTTCCTTCCATTTGTTGCGAATACTTGTGGTTGGTTCATTACAGAACTTGGTCGTTTCCCATGGACTGTTTATGGACTCTTCACAATTGCAGACTCAATTTCTGCAAGTACAACAACCGGCGAGCTTTGGTTCACGAATATTATGTACTTCCTAATCTTCTCAACTCTTGGCGGAGTAATGATCTATTACTGCAAACGTCAACTTGACATGGGTGTAGCTGGTGCACTTGAAAGGGGTGCATACTAA
- the cydB gene encoding cytochrome d ubiquinol oxidase subunit II: protein MIDGIDFLQLLWFLLIGLLFMIFYFTEGFDYGVGMATKFLARNDQEKHLMMETIGPHWDGNEVWLITAGGAMFASFSDWYASLFSGYYILLFFTLFALIIRGVSFEFSAHAETEHGFRIWTGALFWGSLLAPFFLTMMFGSLVQGVPIDAQGNMSLSFWNIVNPLSIVAGVAGVLLCLIHGINFLRLRIDDPELSERAASLNEKLYLIAYLGEVVFALLVFFQTDFFKLRPVSSTIITLIIVALTAWSDISLIKNKQVAAFVTSGLTLVAVVGLLFNGLFPRVLIATDSAHSLLIKTAANSKLTLEVMTIVALILLPIALVYIIWSYVVFRRRIKVNQNA, encoded by the coding sequence ATGATCGACGGAATTGATTTTTTACAGTTGCTTTGGTTCTTATTAATCGGCCTCTTATTCATGATCTTCTACTTCACTGAAGGTTTTGATTATGGTGTAGGAATGGCAACTAAGTTTTTAGCAAGAAATGATCAAGAAAAGCATCTCATGATGGAAACCATCGGACCTCACTGGGATGGAAATGAAGTATGGTTAATCACTGCTGGTGGTGCTATGTTTGCTTCATTTTCTGACTGGTACGCAAGTCTATTTAGTGGCTATTACATTTTGCTATTCTTTACTTTATTTGCTCTAATCATCAGAGGTGTGTCATTTGAATTCTCTGCTCATGCAGAAACTGAACATGGTTTTAGAATTTGGACTGGCGCTCTATTTTGGGGCAGCTTATTAGCACCATTTTTCCTAACAATGATGTTTGGTAGCTTGGTTCAAGGTGTGCCAATTGATGCTCAAGGAAATATGAGCTTAAGTTTCTGGAATATTGTTAACCCACTATCAATTGTTGCTGGTGTCGCTGGCGTACTTCTTTGCTTAATTCATGGAATTAACTTCTTAAGACTACGAATTGATGATCCAGAATTGAGCGAGCGAGCTGCTAGTTTAAATGAAAAGCTTTACCTTATAGCCTACTTAGGTGAAGTTGTCTTTGCCTTGCTAGTCTTCTTCCAAACTGATTTCTTTAAGCTAAGACCAGTTTCTTCAACAATCATTACTTTAATTATTGTTGCCCTAACTGCTTGGTCAGATATTTCTTTGATTAAGAACAAACAGGTAGCAGCTTTTGTAACAAGTGGTTTAACTTTAGTGGCTGTCGTTGGACTCTTGTTCAATGGACTTTTCCCACGCGTTTTAATCGCAACTGATTCAGCACACTCACTCTTGATTAAGACTGCTGCTAACTCTAAATTGACACTTGAGGTAATGACAATTGTTGCTCTTATTCTCTTGCCAATTGCCTTGGTTTACATCATCTGGTCATATGTAGTCTTTAGACGGCGGATTAAGGTAAATCAAAACGCTTAA